The following proteins come from a genomic window of Pseudomonas putida:
- a CDS encoding amino acid permease, giving the protein MQQAQGLKRGLSARHIRFMALGSAIGTGLFYGSASAIQMAGPAVLLAYLIGGAAVFMVMRALGEMAVHNPVAGSFGHYATTYLGPMAGFILGWTYAFEMVIVAIADVTAFGIYMGFWFPEVARWIWVLGIVFLIGGLNLCNVKVFGEMEFWLSLLKVGAIVAMILAGLGIMAFGFSQVGTGHAVGMSNLFDHGGFMPNGVGGLIASFAVVMFAFGGIEIIGVTAGEAKDPQRVIPKAINAVPLRILLFYVLTLFVLMCLYPWPQIGSQGSPFVQIFSNLGIGSAAAVLNVVVISAAISAINSDIFGAGRMMYGLAQQGHAPRGFSKLSKHGVPWMTVVVMGAALLIGVLLNYLIPENVFLLIASIATFATVWVWLMILLTQVAMRRSMSREQMAQLKFPVPFWPYGPAMAIAFMVFIFGVLGYFPDTQAALIVGVIWVVFLVASYLLWCKPRAGQGQPVAEPAELHR; this is encoded by the coding sequence ATGCAACAAGCTCAAGGTCTCAAGCGCGGGCTAAGTGCCCGCCACATCCGTTTCATGGCCCTCGGCTCCGCCATCGGCACCGGCCTGTTCTACGGCTCTGCCTCGGCCATCCAGATGGCAGGCCCGGCCGTGCTGCTGGCCTACCTGATCGGCGGCGCTGCCGTATTCATGGTCATGCGCGCCCTTGGCGAAATGGCCGTGCACAATCCGGTGGCCGGCTCCTTCGGCCACTACGCCACGACCTACCTTGGCCCAATGGCCGGCTTCATCCTCGGCTGGACCTACGCTTTCGAGATGGTCATCGTCGCCATCGCCGACGTCACCGCGTTCGGTATCTACATGGGCTTCTGGTTCCCGGAGGTAGCCCGCTGGATCTGGGTGCTGGGCATCGTCTTCCTGATCGGCGGCCTCAACCTGTGCAACGTCAAGGTATTCGGCGAAATGGAATTCTGGCTGTCGCTGCTCAAGGTCGGCGCCATCGTGGCGATGATCCTGGCCGGTCTCGGCATCATGGCTTTCGGTTTCAGCCAGGTGGGTACCGGGCATGCCGTGGGCATGAGCAACCTGTTCGACCATGGCGGCTTCATGCCTAACGGCGTGGGTGGCTTGATTGCGTCGTTTGCCGTGGTGATGTTCGCCTTCGGCGGTATCGAGATCATCGGCGTCACCGCCGGTGAGGCAAAAGACCCGCAGCGCGTCATCCCCAAAGCGATCAACGCGGTGCCGCTGCGCATCCTGCTGTTCTACGTGCTCACCCTGTTCGTGCTGATGTGCCTGTACCCATGGCCGCAGATCGGCAGCCAGGGCAGCCCGTTCGTGCAGATCTTCAGCAACCTGGGCATTGGCTCTGCCGCTGCCGTGCTGAACGTCGTGGTGATTTCCGCTGCCATCTCTGCCATCAACAGCGACATCTTTGGCGCTGGCCGCATGATGTATGGCCTGGCCCAGCAAGGCCACGCCCCACGCGGTTTCAGCAAGTTGTCGAAACATGGCGTACCGTGGATGACTGTCGTGGTGATGGGGGCTGCGCTGCTGATCGGCGTATTGCTCAACTACCTGATCCCGGAAAATGTGTTCCTGCTGATTGCCTCGATCGCCACCTTCGCCACGGTGTGGGTGTGGCTGATGATCCTGCTCACCCAGGTAGCCATGCGCCGCAGCATGAGCCGCGAGCAAATGGCCCAGCTCAAGTTTCCGGTTCCGTTCTGGCCATACGGCCCGGCCATGGCCATTGCGTTCATGGTGTTCATCTTTGGCGTGCTCGGCTACTTCCCGGACACCCAGGCGGCATTGATCGTCGGCGTGATCTGGGTGGTGTTCCTGGTGGCGTCCTACCTGCTGTGGTGCAAGCCGCGCGCAGGGCAGGGCCAGCCGGTCGCGGAGCCGGCCGAGCTGCACCGCTAG
- the hutH gene encoding histidine ammonia-lyase has protein sequence MTELTLKPGTLTLAQLRAIHAAPVRLQLDASAAPAIDASVACVEQIIAEDRTAYGINTGFGLLASTRIASHDLENLQRSLVLSHAAGIGAPLDDDLVRLIMVLKINSLSRGFSGIRRKVIDALIALVNAEVYPHIPLKGSVGASGDLAPLAHMSLVLLGEGKARYKGQWLPATEALAIAGLEPLTLAAKEGLALLNGTQASTAYALRGLFQAEDLYAAAIACGGLSVEAALGSRSPFDARVHEVRGQRGQIDTAACFRDLLGDSSEVSLSHKNCDKVQDPYSLRCQPQVMGACLTQLRQAAEVLGIEANAVSDNPLVFAAEGDVISGGNFHAEPVAMAADNLALAIAEIGSLSERRISLMMDKHMSQLPPFLVENGGVNSGFMIAQVTAAALASENKALSHPHSVDSLPTSANQEDHVSMAPAAGKRLWEMAENTRGVLAIEWLGACQGLDLRKGLKTSAKLEQARQALRSEVPHYDRDRFFAPDIEKAVDLLAKGSLTGLLPAGVLPSL, from the coding sequence GTGACCGAACTCACCCTCAAGCCTGGCACCCTGACCCTGGCCCAGCTGCGTGCGATTCACGCCGCGCCCGTGCGCCTGCAACTGGATGCCAGCGCCGCGCCGGCCATCGACGCCAGCGTCGCCTGCGTCGAACAGATCATTGCCGAAGACCGCACTGCCTATGGCATCAACACCGGTTTCGGCCTGCTGGCCTCGACCCGCATCGCCAGCCATGACCTGGAAAACCTGCAGCGTTCGCTGGTGCTGTCCCACGCCGCCGGTATCGGCGCGCCGCTGGATGACGACCTGGTGCGGTTGATCATGGTGCTGAAGATCAACAGCCTCAGCCGTGGCTTCTCCGGCATCCGCCGCAAAGTCATCGACGCGCTGATTGCCTTGGTCAACGCCGAAGTCTACCCGCACATCCCGCTGAAAGGTTCGGTAGGTGCCTCCGGTGACCTTGCGCCGCTGGCGCATATGTCGCTGGTGCTGCTGGGCGAAGGCAAGGCTCGCTACAAGGGCCAGTGGCTGCCGGCCACCGAAGCCCTGGCGATTGCCGGCCTCGAACCGCTGACCCTGGCCGCCAAAGAAGGCCTGGCCCTGCTCAATGGGACTCAGGCTTCCACCGCCTATGCCTTGCGTGGCCTGTTCCAGGCCGAAGACCTGTATGCCGCTGCCATCGCCTGCGGCGGCCTGAGCGTCGAAGCTGCGCTGGGCTCGCGCTCGCCCTTCGATGCGCGTGTCCACGAAGTGCGTGGCCAACGCGGCCAGATCGACACCGCGGCCTGCTTCCGCGACCTGCTGGGCGACTCCAGCGAAGTGTCGCTGTCGCACAAGAACTGCGACAAGGTCCAGGACCCGTACTCGCTGCGCTGCCAGCCGCAGGTCATGGGTGCCTGCCTGACCCAGCTGCGCCAGGCCGCCGAGGTACTGGGCATCGAAGCCAACGCCGTGTCGGACAACCCGCTGGTGTTCGCTGCCGAAGGTGATGTGATCTCCGGCGGCAATTTCCACGCCGAGCCGGTGGCCATGGCCGCCGACAACCTGGCCCTGGCCATCGCTGAAATCGGCTCGCTCAGCGAGCGCCGCATCTCGCTGATGATGGACAAACACATGTCCCAGCTGCCGCCGTTCCTGGTGGAAAACGGCGGGGTCAACTCCGGCTTCATGATCGCCCAGGTCACCGCTGCCGCCCTTGCCAGCGAAAACAAAGCCCTGTCGCACCCGCACAGCGTCGACAGCCTGCCAACTTCGGCCAACCAGGAAGACCACGTGTCGATGGCCCCGGCGGCCGGCAAGCGCCTGTGGGAAATGGCCGAAAACACCCGTGGCGTGCTGGCCATCGAATGGCTGGGCGCTTGCCAGGGCCTGGACCTGCGCAAAGGCCTTAAGACTTCGGCCAAGCTGGAGCAGGCGCGCCAGGCGCTGCGCAGCGAGGTGCCGCACTACGACCGTGACCGTTTCTTCGCGCCGGATATCGAAAAGGCCGTGGACCTGTTGGCCAAGGGTAGTCTGACCGGCTTGCTGCCGGCGGGTGTACTGCCAAGCCTGTAA
- the hutU gene encoding urocanate hydratase — translation MTDNNKYRDVEIRAPRGNKLTAKSWLTEAPLRMLMNNLDPQVAENPKELVVYGGIGRAARNWACYDKIVETLTRLEDDETLLVQSGKPVGVFKTHSNAPRVLIANSNLVPHWANWEHFNELDAKGLAMYGQMTAGSWIYIGSQGIVQGTYETFVEAGRQHYGGSLKGKWVLTAGLGGMGGAQPLAATLAGACSLNIECQQSRIDFRLETRYVDEQATDLDDALARIARYTAEGKAISIALHGNAAEILPELVKRGVRPDMVTDQTSAHDPLNGYLPAGWTWEQYRDRAQTEPAAVVKAAKQSMAVHVQAMLDFQKQGIPTFDYGNNIRQMAKEEGVANAFDFPGFVPAYIRPLFCRGVGPFRWAALSGDAEDIYKTDAKVKELIPDDAHLHRWLDMARERISFQGLPARICWVGLGLRAKLGLAFNEMVRSGELSAPVVIGRDHLDSGSVSSPNRETEAMRDGSDAVSDWPLLNALLNTAGGATWVSLHHGGGVGMGFSQHSGMVIVCDGTDEAAERIARVLTNDPGTGVMRHADAGYDIAIDCAKEQGLDLPMITG, via the coding sequence GTGACCGACAACAACAAATACCGTGACGTTGAAATCCGTGCCCCACGTGGCAACAAGCTGACCGCCAAAAGCTGGCTGACCGAAGCGCCACTGCGCATGCTGATGAACAACCTCGATCCACAGGTCGCGGAAAACCCGAAAGAGCTGGTGGTATATGGCGGTATCGGCCGCGCTGCGCGCAACTGGGCCTGCTACGACAAGATCGTCGAAACCCTGACCCGCCTGGAAGACGACGAAACCCTGCTGGTGCAGTCGGGCAAGCCGGTCGGTGTGTTCAAGACCCACAGCAATGCACCGCGCGTGCTGATCGCCAACTCCAACCTGGTGCCACACTGGGCCAACTGGGAACACTTCAACGAACTGGACGCCAAGGGCCTGGCCATGTATGGCCAGATGACCGCCGGCAGCTGGATCTACATCGGCAGCCAGGGCATCGTCCAGGGCACCTATGAAACCTTCGTCGAAGCCGGGCGCCAGCACTACGGCGGCAGCCTGAAAGGCAAGTGGGTGCTCACCGCTGGCTTGGGCGGCATGGGCGGCGCGCAGCCACTGGCCGCGACCCTGGCCGGGGCTTGCTCGCTGAACATCGAATGCCAGCAGAGCCGCATCGACTTCCGCCTGGAAACCCGCTACGTCGACGAGCAGGCCACTGACCTCGACGACGCCCTGGCACGCATCGCCAGGTACACCGCCGAAGGCAAGGCCATCTCCATCGCCCTGCACGGCAACGCCGCCGAAATCCTCCCAGAACTGGTCAAACGTGGCGTGCGCCCGGACATGGTCACCGACCAGACCAGCGCCCACGACCCACTCAACGGCTACCTGCCTGCCGGCTGGACCTGGGAGCAGTACCGCGACCGTGCGCAGACCGAACCGGCAGCAGTGGTCAAGGCCGCCAAACAGTCGATGGCCGTGCACGTGCAGGCCATGCTGGACTTCCAGAAGCAGGGTATCCCGACCTTCGACTACGGCAACAACATCCGCCAGATGGCCAAGGAAGAGGGCGTTGCCAATGCCTTCGACTTCCCAGGCTTCGTCCCGGCCTATATCCGCCCACTGTTCTGCCGCGGGGTTGGCCCGTTCCGCTGGGCGGCGCTGTCCGGTGACGCCGAGGACATCTACAAGACCGACGCCAAGGTCAAGGAACTGATCCCTGACGACGCCCACCTGCACCGCTGGCTGGACATGGCCCGCGAGCGCATCAGCTTCCAGGGCCTGCCGGCACGTATCTGCTGGGTGGGTCTGGGCCTTCGCGCCAAGCTGGGCCTGGCCTTCAATGAAATGGTCCGCAGCGGCGAGCTGTCGGCACCGGTGGTGATCGGCCGTGACCACCTCGATTCCGGCTCGGTATCCAGCCCGAACCGCGAAACCGAGGCCATGCGTGATGGTTCGGATGCTGTTTCCGACTGGCCGCTGCTCAACGCCCTGCTGAACACCGCAGGCGGCGCCACCTGGGTGTCGCTGCACCATGGCGGTGGCGTGGGCATGGGCTTCTCGCAGCACTCGGGCATGGTCATCGTCTGCGACGGTACCGATGAGGCCGCCGAGCGCATCGCCCGAGTACTGACCAATGACCCAGGGACAGGCGTCATGCGCCACGCCGATGCCGGTTACGACATCGCCATCGACTGCGCCAAGGAGCAGGGCCTGGACCTGCCGATGATCACTGGCTGA
- a CDS encoding HutD family protein: MSQLLLMRAHDYPRMPWKNGGGFTEEITRDSGEGLDGFGWRLSIADIEESGGFSTFVGYQRIITVLQGDGMRLLVDGQASRPLLAFDAFAFSGENQVSCKLLGGPIRDFNLIYSPQRYRARLQWLDGTSRVYSSASTVLLFAASSLVEVTIVGHETQRLGLYDCLRLEGNDQLLGLDVQGRFCLIELVGR; this comes from the coding sequence ATGAGTCAGCTGCTGTTGATGCGTGCGCACGATTACCCGCGCATGCCGTGGAAGAACGGTGGCGGTTTCACCGAAGAGATCACCCGCGACAGCGGCGAGGGCCTGGACGGTTTTGGCTGGCGTCTGTCGATTGCCGATATCGAGGAGTCGGGCGGCTTTTCAACCTTCGTCGGTTACCAACGGATCATCACCGTGCTGCAGGGCGACGGCATGCGGCTGCTGGTCGACGGCCAGGCCAGCCGGCCATTGTTGGCGTTCGATGCGTTTGCCTTCAGCGGCGAGAACCAGGTCAGCTGCAAGTTGCTGGGCGGGCCGATCCGCGATTTCAACCTGATCTATTCGCCGCAGCGATATCGGGCGCGGTTGCAGTGGCTGGATGGCACCAGCCGGGTGTACAGCTCGGCGTCGACGGTGTTGTTGTTTGCTGCCAGCAGCCTGGTCGAAGTAACTATCGTCGGACACGAGACACAGCGGTTGGGGTTGTATGACTGCTTGCGGCTGGAAGGCAATGACCAGTTGCTGGGGCTGGATGTTCAAGGGCGGTTCTGCCTGATTGAGCTGGTGGGGCGCTGA
- the hutC gene encoding histidine utilization repressor — MPTPPVSALVAQMGEGPAPLYARVKQMIIQQIDNGSWPPHHRVPSESELVNELGFSRMTINRALRELTAEGLLVRMQGVGTFVAEPKGRSALFEVNNIADEIAARGHQHSCQVITLAEEAAGSERALALDMREGQRVFHSLIVHFENGVPVQIEDRYVNAAIAPDYLKQDFTRQTPYAYLSQVAPLTEGEHVVEAILAEPEECRLLQIEPGEPCLLIRRRTWSGRQPVTAARLIHPGSRHRLEGRFSK; from the coding sequence GTGCCGACACCTCCTGTCTCCGCGCTGGTTGCCCAGATGGGCGAGGGCCCGGCGCCGCTCTACGCCCGGGTCAAACAGATGATCATCCAGCAGATCGACAACGGCAGCTGGCCGCCGCATCATCGGGTACCCTCCGAGAGCGAGCTGGTCAACGAGTTGGGCTTCAGCCGCATGACCATCAACCGCGCCCTGCGTGAACTCACCGCCGAAGGCCTGCTGGTGCGCATGCAGGGGGTCGGCACCTTCGTGGCCGAGCCCAAGGGCCGTTCGGCGCTGTTCGAGGTCAACAACATCGCTGACGAAATCGCCGCCCGTGGCCACCAGCATAGCTGCCAGGTGATCACACTTGCCGAGGAAGCGGCTGGCTCCGAACGGGCGTTGGCCCTGGACATGCGCGAAGGCCAGCGGGTGTTCCACTCGCTGATCGTGCATTTCGAGAACGGCGTACCGGTGCAGATCGAGGACCGCTACGTTAACGCGGCCATTGCCCCCGACTACCTCAAGCAGGATTTCACCCGGCAGACGCCCTACGCCTACCTGTCCCAGGTGGCGCCGTTGACCGAAGGCGAGCACGTGGTCGAGGCGATCCTGGCCGAGCCGGAAGAATGCCGCCTGTTGCAGATCGAGCCGGGCGAGCCTTGCCTGCTGATTCGTCGTCGCACCTGGTCCGGTCGCCAGCCGGTGACCGCTGCACGGCTGATCCACCCCGGTTCCCGTCATCGCCTGGAAGGACGTTTCAGTAAATGA
- a CDS encoding formimidoylglutamate deiminase, with amino-acid sequence MSAYFAERALLPTGWASHVRIEVASDGHVASIEPGASAEGAERLAGPVLPGMPNLHSHAFQRAMAGLAEVAGNPNDSFWTWRELMYRLVGQISPQQLQVIARQLYIEMLKAGYTSVAEFHYVHHDQAGKPYADPVELSLRISAAAADSGIGLTLLPVLYSHAGFGGQAPNDGQRRFINSTEQYLQLQAQLAPLLAAQPAQHLGLCFHSLRAVTPGQIAEVLAASDRQCPVHIHIAEQQKEVDDCLAWSGLRPLQWLYKYVDVDRRWCLVHATHAEPDEVTAMARSGAVAGLCLTTEANLGDGIFPAVDFLAQGGRMGIGSDSHVSLSVVEELRWLEYGQRLRDQRRNRLYRGDQPMVGRTLYDAALGGGAQALGQAVGELAVGKRADWLVLDGQDPYIAMAEGDAILNRWLFAGGDRQVRDVMVNGQWVVRQGRHAQEEESGRAFTEVLRELLG; translated from the coding sequence ATGTCTGCCTACTTCGCCGAACGCGCCCTGCTACCTACGGGCTGGGCCAGCCATGTGCGTATCGAGGTCGCCAGCGATGGCCATGTGGCCAGCATCGAGCCAGGCGCTTCGGCCGAAGGCGCCGAGCGCCTTGCCGGCCCTGTGCTGCCCGGCATGCCCAACCTGCACTCACATGCCTTCCAGCGCGCCATGGCAGGCCTGGCGGAAGTTGCCGGCAACCCCAACGACAGTTTCTGGACCTGGCGCGAGCTGATGTATCGCCTGGTCGGGCAGATCAGCCCCCAGCAGCTTCAGGTCATCGCTCGCCAGTTGTACATCGAGATGCTCAAGGCCGGCTACACCTCTGTGGCCGAATTCCATTACGTACACCACGACCAGGCCGGCAAGCCCTACGCCGACCCGGTCGAACTGTCGCTCCGCATCAGCGCGGCTGCGGCCGATAGCGGCATTGGCCTGACCTTGCTGCCGGTGCTGTACAGCCATGCAGGCTTTGGCGGCCAGGCGCCGAACGACGGGCAGCGGCGCTTCATAAACTCCACTGAACAGTACCTGCAGTTGCAAGCGCAACTCGCCCCGCTGCTGGCCGCGCAACCCGCGCAGCACCTGGGCCTGTGCTTCCACTCGCTAAGGGCGGTAACACCTGGGCAGATCGCCGAAGTGCTGGCGGCCAGCGACAGGCAGTGCCCGGTGCATATCCACATCGCCGAACAACAGAAGGAAGTTGACGACTGCCTGGCCTGGAGCGGCCTGCGCCCGCTGCAGTGGCTGTACAAGTACGTGGACGTGGACCGCCGCTGGTGCCTGGTACACGCTACCCATGCCGAACCGGACGAAGTAACTGCCATGGCCCGCAGCGGCGCGGTGGCCGGGTTGTGCCTGACCACCGAAGCCAACCTGGGCGACGGGATTTTCCCGGCAGTGGATTTCCTGGCACAGGGCGGGCGCATGGGTATTGGCTCGGACAGCCATGTGTCGTTAAGCGTGGTGGAGGAACTGCGTTGGCTGGAATATGGTCAGCGCCTGCGGGATCAACGGCGCAACCGCCTGTATCGCGGCGACCAGCCGATGGTCGGGCGCACGCTGTATGACGCGGCGCTGGGCGGTGGTGCGCAAGCGCTGGGGCAGGCGGTCGGTGAGCTGGCGGTGGGCAAGCGCGCGGACTGGCTGGTGCTCGATGGACAGGACCCGTACATCGCCATGGCGGAGGGTGACGCCATTCTCAACCGCTGGCTGTTTGCCGGTGGCGATCGCCAGGTGCGCGATGTGATGGTGAATGGGCAGTGGGTGGTACGCCAGGGGCGGCATGCGCAAGAAGAAGAAAGCGGGCGGGCGTTTACCGAAGTGTTGCGCGAGCTTTTGGGCTGA
- a CDS encoding lipocalin, producing MRRAYLLMGVCLALLLGGCAGSSHDPLAPKTAGHVDLKRYQGKWYELARLPMRYQEGCEQSEAHYNLKPDGSYGVLNRCRTMGDEWLRAEGHANIQEPGHTDKLWIEFDNWFTKLVPGVARGEYWILYVDEHYRTAIVGSPDRKYLWILSRTPTLPAWERENLLSRARQQGYDTSRLIWRASDQQIVKMH from the coding sequence ATGAGGCGTGCGTACCTGCTGATGGGGGTATGCCTGGCGTTGCTGCTGGGCGGTTGTGCAGGTTCCTCGCACGACCCGCTGGCACCGAAAACCGCCGGCCATGTCGACCTCAAGCGCTACCAGGGCAAATGGTACGAGCTGGCGCGCCTGCCCATGCGCTATCAGGAAGGCTGCGAGCAGTCCGAGGCCCACTACAACCTCAAGCCTGATGGCAGTTATGGCGTGCTCAACCGCTGCCGCACCATGGGTGATGAATGGCTACGCGCCGAAGGGCATGCGAATATCCAGGAGCCAGGGCACACCGACAAGCTGTGGATCGAGTTCGATAACTGGTTCACCAAGCTGGTGCCAGGCGTGGCGCGGGGTGAGTACTGGATTCTTTATGTGGACGAGCACTACCGTACGGCCATCGTCGGCAGCCCGGACCGCAAATACCTGTGGATATTGTCGCGTACGCCGACGCTGCCTGCCTGGGAGCGCGAGAACCTGCTGTCCAGGGCGCGGCAGCAGGGGTATGACACCAGCCGCTTGATCTGGCGGGCGTCCGATCAGCAAATAGTAAAAATGCACTGA
- the bamE gene encoding outer membrane protein assembly factor BamE, giving the protein MSLRSLALLSLCVVLTACSKINQENYSKIKAGMSKAEVEQLLGTPTECSGALGMSSCTWGDEKSFISVQYAADKVLMYSGQGLK; this is encoded by the coding sequence ATGTCGTTGCGTTCCCTCGCCCTGTTGTCGCTGTGCGTCGTGCTGACTGCCTGCAGCAAGATCAACCAGGAAAACTATTCCAAGATCAAGGCTGGTATGAGCAAGGCCGAGGTCGAGCAGTTGCTCGGGACGCCGACCGAGTGTTCTGGCGCGTTGGGCATGAGCAGCTGCACCTGGGGGGACGAGAAGAGCTTCATCAGCGTGCAGTACGCAGCTGACAAGGTGCTGATGTATTCCGGGCAGGGTCTCAAATGA
- a CDS encoding DUF924 family protein produces the protein MLAPWQPLLEWWFGWGTSAQAVADEKSTLWFGKHYDADAHALFGDLVEHALAGGLDEWQQSPQGWLGLLILLDQLPRMIYRDTPRAFEGDRRAQVVAMQGLQKGWDYQLLPIQRVFVLLVLEHAEVLDWQNLCVERYQMLLDEQPEANRRLFEGFLDYAEQHQRVIARFGRFPHRNLVLERPSTSEEMDFLLEPGSRF, from the coding sequence ATGCTCGCACCTTGGCAGCCGTTGCTGGAGTGGTGGTTCGGTTGGGGCACCAGTGCCCAGGCCGTGGCTGACGAGAAGAGCACGCTGTGGTTCGGCAAGCATTACGATGCCGACGCCCATGCGCTGTTTGGCGACCTGGTCGAGCACGCCCTGGCGGGTGGGCTCGACGAGTGGCAGCAAAGCCCGCAGGGCTGGCTGGGTCTGCTGATTTTGCTCGACCAGCTGCCACGCATGATCTACCGCGACACGCCGCGCGCCTTCGAGGGCGATCGGCGTGCCCAGGTAGTGGCCATGCAGGGCCTGCAGAAGGGCTGGGACTACCAGCTGCTGCCGATCCAGCGGGTGTTTGTGCTGCTGGTGCTGGAGCATGCCGAGGTGCTGGACTGGCAGAACCTGTGCGTGGAACGCTATCAAATGCTGCTGGATGAACAGCCCGAGGCCAACCGCCGGCTGTTCGAAGGCTTCCTCGACTATGCCGAGCAGCACCAGCGGGTAATCGCCCGGTTCGGGCGTTTCCCGCACCGCAACCTGGTGCTGGAGCGGCCGAGCACCAGCGAAGAGATGGACTTTTTGCTGGAGCCTGGGTCTCGCTTCTGA
- a CDS encoding class 1 fructose-bisphosphatase, translating to MSRVTLSRYLIEQTRSNNTPADLRFLIEVVARACKEISHHVSKGALGGVLGSMGTENVQGEVQKKLDVISNDILLEANEWGGHLAGMASEEMDNAYQIPGKYPKGAYLLVFDPLDGSSNIDVNVSVGTIFSVLRCPNQYLSQNESLNEEAFLQPGTEQVAAGYAIYGPQTMLILTLGNGVKGFTLDRELGSFVLTHENIRVPETTAEFAINMSNQRHWEAPVQRYVGELLAGETGPLKKNYNMRWIASMVADVHRILTRGGLFMYPRDAREPSKPGKLRLMYEANPMSFIIEQAGGASTNGYDRILDIKPESLHQRVSVILGSKEEVERVTAYHKE from the coding sequence ATGTCCCGCGTTACCCTGAGTCGCTATCTGATTGAGCAGACCCGCAGCAACAATACCCCTGCCGATCTGCGCTTCCTGATCGAAGTGGTAGCGCGTGCGTGCAAGGAAATCAGCCATCACGTATCCAAAGGCGCCCTCGGTGGTGTGCTGGGCAGCATGGGCACTGAAAACGTGCAGGGCGAGGTCCAGAAGAAACTTGACGTGATTTCCAACGATATCCTGCTGGAAGCCAACGAGTGGGGCGGTCACCTGGCTGGCATGGCTTCCGAAGAAATGGACAACGCATACCAGATCCCGGGCAAGTACCCGAAAGGCGCCTACCTGCTGGTCTTCGACCCGCTGGACGGTTCGTCGAATATCGACGTCAACGTCTCGGTCGGTACCATCTTCTCGGTTCTGCGTTGCCCTAACCAGTACCTGAGCCAGAACGAAAGCCTCAACGAAGAAGCGTTCCTGCAGCCAGGTACCGAGCAGGTTGCTGCCGGCTATGCCATCTACGGCCCACAGACCATGCTGATCCTGACCTTGGGCAACGGCGTCAAGGGCTTCACTCTGGACCGTGAACTGGGCAGCTTCGTGCTGACTCACGAAAACATCCGCGTACCGGAAACTACCGCCGAGTTCGCCATCAACATGTCCAACCAGCGCCACTGGGAAGCACCGGTACAGCGGTACGTGGGCGAACTGCTGGCAGGTGAGACCGGCCCGCTGAAGAAGAACTACAACATGCGCTGGATCGCCTCGATGGTGGCCGACGTGCACCGCATCCTGACCCGTGGCGGCCTGTTCATGTACCCACGTGACGCCCGCGAACCAAGCAAGCCGGGCAAGCTGCGCCTGATGTACGAAGCCAACCCGATGTCGTTCATCATCGAACAGGCCGGCGGCGCTTCCACCAACGGTTACGATCGCATCCTCGACATCAAGCCAGAAAGCCTGCACCAGCGCGTGTCGGTGATCCTCGGCTCGAAGGAAGAGGTCGAGCGCGTCACCGCCTACCACAAGGAGTAA